The genomic segment CTGTATGCTCTCTATGGattgtttttctcttctctgCTTGATTTGATTTGTTAGAATCCTAtgtatctatttttattagaataCAAGTAAAATAAGCCACTAGTTATGAACGATTCATATCAACCAAACCATTAATTTAATGAATGGTAACTAttgactatatatataaatggatttAAGCCATACATTACAAATCTCCATCTTGGCTTGAATTCCATATGTCAAATAGCTTTCCTAGCTCCTCTATGTTGCTCCACCTACTTCTAATGTCAAGTTACATTTGTAACTCCAACTAAGTCCAAACAATACTTGAACTTTAATGATGGAAGAGCTTTTGTAATCACATCTGCTGGATTATCAGAGAAGAGCTTTTTGTGATTCATATTATGCTGATGATCTTGATCGTAGAAGGTCCTTGACAAGTTATATTTTCACACTTAGAGGTAGTGCTATTAGTTGGCGTGCAACTTTCCTTTAGTGACCATTTCCTGTTTTCACAATTCTTCTTGGAGTAACCGTTAGAACAAATGTCCTTGAGAGTCTAACTGGAAGTAAGAATGTAGTACCTTGAGGGAAGAAATTATTAAGgcattcaaaacatttaataattaatttaatctataaTCTAAACCTCTGGTAAGAAATGTATTTATGGCAGAAATATTACATGAGAAACTAAGTACAATCAAGCATTATTAGCTATGTTACTCAAACTTGCCATTTGTTCATGATTTCTGttcattataattttgattctttaCTAGTATTGTTGACATATAATGTTCTGTTTGTATTGGAACTCTCAAAATGACAACATACATATCGCTTGACTTGCTCTATAGGACAGAGACTAGTGAAAAGCATGGGACGCCTGTTTGTCAATGTGGAGATAGAACCATGCTTACTCCATGGAGACCTCTGGAGTGGAAACATTAGTTCTAACAAAAATGGAGAACCTGTCATATTGGACCCTGCATGTTATTGTAAGTCAAGCATTTACATAAGGTTTTTGTATGGTATGGCAGCTCAAGTTTGGAACCAGATTAGAGGTTGAAATTCGTGTCAGGGATAATTTAACTCCCTAAAATACAGCAACAAAAGCCTTGTACCGTAGGGACACAAAAGCACAAAGGAAAAGTAAGAGGGTCTTGTTTGAATTCAGAAAATTGTGACTTTTGATATATGTGGCTCACAGTACAATTGGCTGTCAAAGtagttgaaataaattttaaattgctGAAACTTGGTAAAGAGTAGACTTCTAAATGAGTTGTAATGCCATGTCTATAAGTGAACTTTTCAAAGCCATTCGTGGCTCAAAATTTTAgcctaatttaatattttattaaacatattttggaAGACCTTATTGAGTTAAGGATGGGGAGTTGGAAGCAAAGCTCAATTAGGTTGCATCCCCAGAACTATTAAGTGCCAGCAAGGTCTTCTAAATTTGGCCATAGTGTGGCTAATGCAAACATGCAATGTAAGACTATAATAATCGTACGAgctttgagaaaaaaagaactgACAGTTGTGGCTATTGTTGTTTTATTCTGCAGATGGACACAGTGAAGCAGAATTCGGTATGTCTTGGTGTGCTGGCTTTGGAGGCTCATTCTATGATTCTTATTTTAAGGTGATACTGTTTTCCGACATATGGTATAAAagattcataataatattacacAAGATTTTCTCACattgtggatttttttttcttctgtttttgttGTTCGTCTCTATTGGAAAGTATGTAATTAGTGTCTGGTTTTTTGTAAATAGGCAGccataatcatataattatgGTTATCTCAATATTTGAGATTGTTGTAATTATTACATCGATTCTATAGAGCAGAGCCTGTGTATTTCGAAAACTCAAATTTGTCACATGTCTCTTGACATGTCTGCCCAGTTGTCTCATTGTCTGctgattaattttgttttctttttctggtaATTGTGTTTCCACTCGAGTTCCATCTGTCCATATTTGTGTCTGAAAGTTGACACTCTTAATACCTTAGTTGTGTATGTCACTAGTAAGttcaatcaaaatattattctgTGGTAAACTTCTTAAATTAGACCAACCACAATGTGTGGCCTTTTTTGTTTATGTAAGATCAgattatattaaacaaaagcTTCCAGCAATGTTTCTCAGGCCAACCAAATCGCTTTTTGTCAACAAACATCTATCAAAGTTAGTTATATTATATGGTTTTTTTGTGAATATGTATTTAGCTTCTGAATCAAACTAGTTTCTATCCGGATACAATTGCCATGTTTCAAAGAAACACCATCTTGCTTTTGGGTTGGAATGTGAAATGTTGGTTTCATAATCTTCCAAAAGCAACATTTTTCTGAAAACAATTTCACATGATCTCTGCAGGTGATGCCTAAACAACCAGGCTTTGAGGAGAGGAGAGACCTTTATATGCTGTATCATTATCTAAATCATTATAATCTCTTTGGTTCTGGATATCGATCATCTGCCATGTCTATAATCGATGATTATCTTAGACTTTTAAGTGCTTAGGATTAAGTGCATTATCCTCAAGGTTGTGTATGGATGAGGTTGTACATTTGTCTACATTACATTTCCCCAATCACCTCATTCAATGAAATGGAGATATTCACCTATTATATATTCCATATCTTTCTTTTATGCCCCTTGGTCCTTGACTTTGTATTATGCAGTTTTATATAATGCTGGTTTTTCGTCTctaaattattgtaatttttgttttacaaattaTGAAGTATTTAATGTCTGAAAATCATGTAAAACATCCTTTCTAATAAATGACATGTAAGGTGTTTCATGTGAGAAACAAAGTTCTATTATGGactataatataacttttacatGTTTgctgaaaatgatattttatatgattttcataaaattagagatgaaatatattataatttagtttaggaACAAagcacaattttttataatagttttgaaaaaaacaatatatttaatttttattttaatcaataagtAAATATTACGGGGAATACTTTGGACTATACTAAGAAAGTTAAATGGTCAACAAGCTCTGAGCTTGCTCTTTGAGTTGAGATTAGCCTCTTCTTCCTGTACCCATATACTTCTTTCTAACccataatttaaaagtattttgttttattaaataatcaaagTGTTGTTGTTATACACGTTctagttgataaaaaaatgttatatatttaaatacagtTCGGGAAAGGTTATTTTGGATTAATCAGTAAACTATTATTACCTAAGACAAAAAACTATAACCTAGGTCTTAAAATTCTTAGTTAAAATCTGCTACACTAACTTgttaaattgtaaaattctTAGTTAAAATCTGCTACACTAACTTGTTAAAATCTGCTGTACATTATGCCATGAATTAATTTTACatctgaaaatattttcaaccaaattaaacattattttcatcGGGCTGATTAATATGGTAACTACCACTGCATAGTAATACAAtcataataaagttaaaataacaaaataaataatatagacATCAACCTTCAAAATAAATactgtaatataaaattaatatctaaaagTAGTAAAAGACAGAATGAAATAATAAAGTCCTAtgtaaaagaaagtaaaatgtttttagtaaacatttaaaaataaaaaataaaatacagatCAGGAACCCAAATCCTCAATTGAAATAGCATTTCACATGAATgcttcaaaataataaaaacatgtttgttattaaagataattaatatgGTCAAGCAAACTTTTCAATTAGCCATTAGTCAAGCCCCGAAACACTGTAACAATATTCAATCGAGAATCAGATAAgacaaaagtataaatataaaagtacaaAACAAAGGTCCACCAATCATTATGTGAACTCTATTTTCTTGAAGCTCTCCACAAAGTCCTCCACAGCTCAAAGCAACAGTATCACTCAGCAATTCTCTACATAagtcaacaaaaagaaaaggaaggataAGAATGGAGAATAGCCTAAATGATAATAGGAATAGGACAAAATGTAATATCATGAAGATGCATGCATTTTCGTACCAGGGATTATTATACATTGATAAGCAGGTATTTAAATCCTCATCACTAAACTTTTGAGTTCCATTTGGAGGATAAAGAATTTCATCTGCTTTAGTTTCAGAGATGTCATCTTCTTTTCCATCTGTTGGTAGTAGAGGAACGGGAAGTGATGGTGAAAATTGGTGACTCATGTCATTGGATGATAGTGTACAAAAGTTCATTTCACTTTGTCCTGAAAAATCATCCACACAATAGATGCATGTCTCCTCACTGAAAACTTTTCCATCAATAGCATTTTCATTGTTCATAAATTCACCACAGTCAGGTGTGTAACGTGAAACACCATATGGTTCATTATGtagataaaattgattttttccaAAAGCTGATGTGTGATTACTTGAATTTAGGAAATCAAGTAAAGGATTGCGTAGAGAATGCTTATGCATGCATTCACAGATATGAATAGGATGGTTTTGCAATTGACGCCTTTTCCTATTATCATTGTCAGCCTGGAACGATCCCATATTCAAATTAGAAGAATGCATATTGTAGTGTTGTTGAATTGGATTACCTTGTGTCAAGTATTGctgaaatagataaatatacatATAGGTTATGATTCAAGTAAAACATCATAATCCTCAATCAAGTGGAGACTAACTAGCAGTGTGTTGAAATAATTACTAGGGCTGCAGTCAGCTAAAACATATatgaatctaaaaatataagttGCAAATCTAGAGATAGAGTATGAcaatttagagagagaaagaaagagagtatgCTTCTGTCATTGAATCTTGAATGGTGAAAAAGGAAAGGAGAAAATGCTGTTATCCAAAAGTCTCCCCTTCAAAACTTTGTATTAAAGAGAAAATGCTAAGAAACATGAGGGCCTTTCCCTATTATATTTCCTTACTATTGCAGATAATCTTGCAACCATAATCCCACACAAAATATTATGAATACTTTGTAACCGACTTTATAACTTCCTCACGTCCTGAACACAATCAATATTGAAACAAAACTCCAAACTATACTATTTAGCAGCTTCATAAAGCTAGGAAATGAAATATAACTGAAACCACATTGCCGACTTTTAATAAGCACAACTAACTTTCAAGTATAGTCTGCCTATTTTGAAACACCTTGATGCAGCAGTAAGGTTTCCGTCATATAACTTGGTGATCATAGTTCAATAACAGAAATAAACTCTTCACTCACAGGCCATGCCATGGTATAAGCCTGCATAAGTAAAAGGgaatttattgaaaagaaaagaatagacCTGAAAATGACTTTCAATATTTTGTATTGCAAGTCCTGACACCTTCCTAAACTGATTTCTTTGATCTGGAAGAGCTTCTCCTAAGAAAAACAGCAAGTGTTACCCTTATAGCTGGCAGCTATAGCAgaaatgacaaataaataaataaactaagaCCAAACTTACCACTGGTTCTCGCCAACTCAGCACCTTCACTTCCGAAGAACTTCATATTTGAATCATAAGTCTGGTTGAGCCTTTTTCTACCCAGCATTAATGATTCATGATTACGCTCTCCAATTATGACACTTTGGAGAGTCTGTTCTCTGGTATTTACAATAGTTTCCTGTGACTGATGCCTCCCAAAGCCTTCTACTTCTACCGTTGTTACTCTTCCATCTTCTATCTTCCACAGTGCATATTTCCACAGATTGTTTAAATCCGAAATCTTAATTGGTTTTTCAAAACATAGTTTAGATCCAAACAGCTCTCCGAGAGTACCATTATTAGCCGTCATAACTACAGAAACAATAAACCGACAGTGTCAGTTAAAGATTGAAATCATGAATGACAATTGTGGTTACAAGTAAAACAAGCCAAAGATAATTTGAGAACTTAACGGAAATATGGCATGGTTGTTAATTCTCTTATTTTCTGAGACAACAGAACTATCCCCATGTCAGGTAAGTGAACCTCGACAAGGGCAAGGTTAAGCTCATTCCTCTTCTCCTTGACAATGGATAATGCCTCAGAAGCAAGTGAAGCAGTCACAACTAGTAGTACATGAAAGTAGGAAATGTTAAGAAATAAACCAAtccaaaacaataattatatactGTGAAAGTCATCAAGTTCATTAACTAGCGAGAAGAGGAAATAATACCCTCATAGTTTTGGCCtcaactaataaaattaaaaacaactattaTTGCTACACTACATTATGTAATCAAATCATATGATAATCTCCTAAGGGAAAGATCCATGTACGCACAATTTATATGCATAGTCAGGGCCAGAGTTAAGTTTCCTGGAAAATTTTTACTCACTTCATTTTGTATGTACTTTTACATGCATTATTTTTTAgctaaactttatttattgtgtgACTAGAATTGTAGTTGTGGATGTTAGAACCAAGTCATATTGGAGGATCTCTAATCCCTCAAACATTATAAGCTTTGATAACAAAACAGGAGGAAATTATTAACGAACAAGATATTCTGACCTCAGCAAGCATATCTATATATATGTTATCTTATCAAGTATCATTTAAGTTATTTGATCTCCAACGAGGCTAAAAAAAAGCTGTCCAAAGTGCAATGCTTTCATGAGACAGGAACATGCATCCTATAGGAAAAACTAAAAGGACCAAGAACTGTTTTTAAACTTGTGTCCAACGCGTTATCATGCAAATTAAGTTATGACAACTAagtattatatgatattactaACATATAAAAGCAGCAAAATGGGTGTGAATGTAATACTAACAAACCACACTGGGTTTGAATGTAGTTCACCAAACAATGAACATTGTTGAGTGACAGCACAGAGATTATGAATGTGATTAGTTTATCGTCACTTGATTCACAACAAATAATCATATTGACTTTCAAAGATTAAGTTATCATCATTTGAGTCGCTACAAATAATCATACTGACCTTCAAAGTTAATATATGACATTGCAGAACATCTGAAGTTGAGGTTGCAAAGATATTTCAAATGCAATTAAACAGTATATAAGCcatgtatatataaaagaaaaataactttagCTTTTAGAAATATGTGTTCACTGCTATTTACCTTCATATCCTAACGTTTCAAGCATTTTTGATACTGCTGCAAGGCATCTCAGGTTGTtatctaaaactaaaattttcaaacccAATACTGGACAATAGTATTTCCTTGAATCAGCTGAGTGGAACATATTTGAATCCATTTTATAGAATATATGAAAGGAAGTATATCTGGGTCAAAAAAATGTCGAGTGAGAACAAGAAAGGAGATTTTACATTTATACACATCACATTAATCAACTATCGTTTATAAAGCATTTCAGCAATAAGCTCTTAATTTTGTAACATCAATCAAGATGTTTTCTCCTCCTAACAACAAAAAATCCCTCACAACATTTTGAACTCTCTACCCAAACTCTAAGGGAGGGATAGGAAATAGTTGAAATCCCTGTAGCTAATGTGAGCATGGAGTATTTTTTGATGCAAAAAAAAGAGGCGGGAATAGCAAGTGATTCTAGAAGACGTTCAAAAATGACACATGAGTGAATTGAATACACATCAGAATTAGAGAGATCCA from the Vigna radiata var. radiata cultivar VC1973A unplaced genomic scaffold, Vradiata_ver6 scaffold_292, whole genome shotgun sequence genome contains:
- the LOC106779007 gene encoding two-component response regulator ARR14 isoform X1, giving the protein MDSNMFHSADSRKYYCPVLGLKILVLDNNLRCLAAVSKMLETLGYEVVTASLASEALSIVKEKRNELNLALVEVHLPDMGIVLLSQKIRELTTMPYFLMTANNGTLGELFGSKLCFEKPIKISDLNNLWKYALWKIEDGRVTTVEVEGFGRHQSQETIVNTREQTLQSVIIGERNHESLMLGRKRLNQTYDSNMKFFGSEGAELARTSGEALPDQRNQFRKVSGLAIQNIESHFQQYLTQGNPIQQHYNMHSSNLNMGSFQADNDNRKRRQLQNHPIHICECMHKHSLRNPLLDFLNSSNHTSAFGKNQFYLHNEPYGVSRYTPDCGEFMNNENAIDGKVFSEETCIYCVDDFSGQSEMNFCTLSSNDMSHQFSPSLPVPLLPTDGKEDDISETKADEILYPPNGTQKFSDEDLNTCLSMYNNP
- the LOC106779007 gene encoding uncharacterized protein LOC106779007 isoform X2; protein product: MGIVLLSQKIRELTTMPYFLMTANNGTLGELFGSKLCFEKPIKISDLNNLWKYALWKIEDGRVTTVEVEGFGRHQSQETIVNTREQTLQSVIIGERNHESLMLGRKRLNQTYDSNMKFFGSEGAELARTSGEALPDQRNQFRKVSGLAIQNIESHFQQYLTQGNPIQQHYNMHSSNLNMGSFQADNDNRKRRQLQNHPIHICECMHKHSLRNPLLDFLNSSNHTSAFGKNQFYLHNEPYGVSRYTPDCGEFMNNENAIDGKVFSEETCIYCVDDFSGQSEMNFCTLSSNDMSHQFSPSLPVPLLPTDGKEDDISETKADEILYPPNGTQKFSDEDLNTCLSMYNNP